From the genome of Eublepharis macularius isolate TG4126 chromosome 12, MPM_Emac_v1.0, whole genome shotgun sequence, one region includes:
- the LOC129338755 gene encoding zinc finger and SCAN domain-containing protein 2-like — protein sequence MEAGVLSVSAASCPSAEGSLYLLLPLSISTGGSLVLTPAHGTNSAWILTLPAESKKKEESSQKESLGIALSVPKWKGDEEIQQADPVEDQLALHKQKFKAPTGSLYGKSKSYRCSDCGKSYHRSTDLLRHQRTHTGERPYLCLDCGKSFSRSSILLEHQRIHTGEKPYKCSHCGQGFSQSSNRNQHERTHSKEKMSSLACWRKNRQRTEDQKSGPKKLMTIDEGIGTKLGPGGGSQLPGENLPWSSKKLKYQRRHLFEKPYRCPQCGKCFARSTDFIRHHITHTGEKPYTCVKCGKSFTRSSVLTEHQRIHTGERPYKCRLCGKGFSQNSNRHQHEAIHQAEKTSKHLLKGRKTLNWEAGVH from the exons ATGGAGGCTGGAGTTCTCTCTGTTTCTGCTGCCTCCTGCCCCTCAGCTGAAGGTTCCTTGTATTTGCTCCTGCCTCTCAGCATCTCTACTGGTGGGTCATTGGTGCTTACACCAG CACACGGAACAAATTCTGCCTGGATTCTGACTCTCCCagcagaaagtaagaagaaagaagaaagttcACAGAAAGAAAGTCTTGGAATAGCCTTGAGTGTCCCCAAATGGAAAGGAGATGAGGAAATCCAGCAAGCAGATCCTGTAGAAGACCAACTGGCTCTTCATAAACAAAAGTTCAAGGCTCCCACAGGGTCCCTGTATGGCAAGTCTAAATCCTACAGATGCTCTGACTGTGGGAAAAGTTACCACAGGAGCACAGATCTCTTAAGACATCAGAGAACCCATACTGGAGAAAGGCCTTATCTGTGTTTAGACTGCGGGAAGAGCTTCAGTCGAAGTTCCATCCTCCTTGAACATCAAAGGATCCATACAGGTGAAAAGCCATACAAATGCAGCCATTGTGGGCAAGGGTTTAGCCAAAGTTCCAACCGGAACCAGCATGAGAGGACTCACAGCAAAGAGAAAATGAGTAGCCTGGCATGTTGGAGAAAGAACCGGCAAAGGACAGAGGACCAGAAGAGTGGGCCTAAAAAGCTGATGACAATAGATGAGGGTATAGGGACTAAGCTGGGACCTGGAGGGGGATCTCAGTTGCCTGGGGAAAACCTCCCTTGGAGCTCAAAGAAGTTGAAGTACCAGAGGCGCCATTTGTTTGAAAAGCCCTATAGGTGTCCAcagtgtgggaaatgctttgcACGCAGCACGGATTTTATCCGGCATCATATCActcacacaggtgagaagcccTACACCTGTGTGAAGTGTGGCAAGAGTTTTACACGCAGCTCTGTCCTCACTGAGCATCAGCGCATCCACACGGGCGAAAGACCCTACAAGTGCAGGCTGTGTGGGAAGGGCTTCAGCCAGAACTCCAACCGTCACCAGCATGAGGCAATCCACCAAGCTGAGAAAACTTCCAAACACCTCCTGAAAGGCAGGAAAACATTAAACTGGGAGGCTGGGGTTCATTAG
- the PRR14 gene encoding proline-rich protein 14 isoform X1 → MEGTLIAEASEGDPQPVPARDKQIRRRKIMIYRPSPEEQGSPILCPKPHKQGGMPSFQCGEADRSPSKRQRLQQGLPPVVESNEEACGRVGKSLWHMASPMEKKQRRVLAVDLEDFSTTQVLEAPQGCSPLPRSSVSPCANPLLSTNMNEGGVTWLAEGQSSTVSRSSPPKGHSPPCQGPRERLAHGCQQLWAQRLPPLQDHKSEHLQAKRQRLQTAAPLANDSEGVKASSLENARRKILAISVEDCSLSTATDDGAGKEPLETLLSPCSSDQVKLPHEMPALKVEKSVLSDKHEKCQQTDAPSRTTEPLSYWPPSASTLLRPSVVPRFRHWGLVPVFQSMRSKLEAFADIFLSPSKPSLLSTEGTLSLPPCPQETEDQVSAQPGAPRQRVNIEVKIAISEPRPRKRTCHHEEEEEEEEEVAAAASSLVVSGRPPIRQWRLNEGDPAPQPRLGRSYSCPDFPGARSWRSSSTSPSLSAQLRQRRHTVCSLEVSRELGCPTLPCLRKEVYPFSSPPVRLLVGPSVHTPHSDGSSYSSPVPSCCLESDPVRSRDLSPSLDGGQRVPESGLNAADSEILASEQIMLSESEMKDSQEITVGKVSSIRIRRTPVRQHVNLTPMGLPRPVRLNKKEFSLEEIYTNKNYRTPTEKRSFETIFEVPLERNGALIFTSQRKLKRAMEFQEGGLPRKPRKARSRGGRRAGGRRAQPQPPELERMLQQRLAELDALFEEEEH, encoded by the exons ATGGAGGGTACCCTTATCGCAGAAGCTTCAGAGGGAGACCCCCAGCCAGTGCCTGCTCGTGACAAACAGATTAGGCGACGAAAAATCATGATCTACAG GCCTTCCCCTGAGGAGCAAGGATCCCCCATTCTCTGCCCCAAACCCCATAAGCAGGGCGGGATGCCTTCCTTCCAATGTGGGGAGGCAgacaggtcacccagcaaaagaCAACGCCTGCAGCAGGGGCTGCCCCCTGTGGTGGAGAGCAATGAGGAAGCttgtggaagagtggggaagagCCTGTGGCACATGGCGTCTCCGATGGAGAAGAAACAGCGGAGGGTGCTGGCTGTGGATCTGGAGGACTTCTCCACAACTCAAGTGCTT GAAGCCCCACAAGGGTGCTCACCTCTGCCGAGATCATCTGTGTCCCCCTGTGCAAATCCCCTCCTGTCAACAAATATGAATGAAGGTGGagtcacctggctggcagagggtcAAAGCAGCACTGTCTCCAG ATCGTCTCCCCCTAAGGGGCACTCCCCACCCTGTCAAGGGCCTCGGGAGAGGCTGGCTCAtggttgccagcagctgtgggcccAGAGACTTCCTCCCCTTCAAGACCACAAGTCAGAGCACCTACAAGCCAAGAGGCAACGCCTGCAGACGGCGGCACCCCTAGCAAATGACAGCGAGGGGGTGAAGGCATCCTCTCTGGAGAACGCCCGACGAAAGATCCTGGCCATCAGCGTAGAAGACTGTTCCTTGAGCACAGCAACG GATGACGGTGCTGGCAAGGAGCCACTGGAGACCTTGCTGTCCCCCTGTAG TAGCGATCAAGTGAAATTGCCTCACGAAATGCCTGCTCTCAAGGTGGAAAAGTCCGTCCTTTCTGATAAACATGAGAAATGTCAACAGACAG ATGCACCTTCTAGAACAACTGAACCTCTCTCCTACTGGCCACCTTCAGCTTCAACTCTCTTGCGTCCATCTGTGGTCCCCCGTTTCCGGCACTGGGGCCTGGTCCCTGTCTTCCAGAGCATGCGGTCCAAGCTGGAGGCTTTCGCTGACATCTTTCTTAGTCCCTCTAAGCCCTCCCTCCTGTCCACTGAGGGGACTCTCTCCCTACCACCATGCCCCCAGGAGACCGAGGACCAGGTGTCAGCCCAGCCAGGAGCTCCACGCCAACGAGTCAACATTGAAGTCAAAATTGCAATTTCAGAGCCGCGCCCCCGGAAGAGGACTTGCCaccatgaagaagaagaagaggaggaggaggaggtggcagcggcagcaagcaGCCTGGTGGTGAGCGGACGGCCACCAATCCGCCAGTGGCGCCTGAATGAAGGGGATCCGGCTCCCCAGCCCCGCCTTGGACGTAGCTACTCCTGTCCAGATTTTCCGGGGGCCCGTTCTTGGCGATCTTCCTCTACATCTCCTTCCCTCTCAGCACAGCTGCGACAGCGCCGGCAcactgtgtgcagcctggaggtATCCCGAGAGTTGGGCTGTCCCACCTTGCCCTGCCTACGCAAGGAGGTGTATCCCTTCAGTTCGCCCCCTGTGCGCCTCTTGGTTGGTCCCTCTGTGCACACTCCCCACAGTGATGGTTCCTCCTACTCCTCCCCtgtgccttcctgctgccttgaATCTGACCCAGTTCGTTCCAG AGACCTCTCCCCTTCTCTCGATGGTGGACAGCGAGTACCTGAGTCTGGCCTGAATGCGGCTGACTCGGAGATACTTGCATCAGAGCAGATTATGCTTTCAGAGTCTGAGATGAAG GATTCCCAAGAGATCACAGTAGGGAAGGTTTCCTCCATAAGGATCCGCAGGACGCCTGTCAGGCAGCACGTTAACCTCACCCCCATGGGGCTTCCCCGGCCTGTCAG GCTGAACAAGAAGGAATTCAGCTTAGAGGAGATCTACACAAACAAGAACTACCGCACGCCCACAGAGAAAAG ATCATTTGAGACTATCTTTGAGGTGCCGCTGGAACGCAATGGAGCGCTCATTTTCACCAGCCAACGCAAGCTGAAAAGAGCCATGGAGTTCCAGGAGGGGGGCCTTCCCCGCAAACCACGCAAAGCCCGTTCCCGAGGAGGGCGCAGAGCAGGGGGACGGAGGGCTCAGCCTCAGCCACCTGAACTGGAAAGGATGTTGCAGCAGCGGCTGGCAGAGCTGGATGCCTTATTTGAGGAAGAAGAGCACTGA
- the PRR14 gene encoding proline-rich protein 14 isoform X3, translating into MEGTLIAEASEGDPQPVPARDKQIRRRKIMIYRPSPEEQGSPILCPKPHKQGGMPSFQCGEADRSPSKRQRLQQGLPPVVESNEEACGRVGKSLWHMASPMEKKQRRVLAVDLEDFSTTQVLEAPQGCSPLPRSSVSPCANPLLSTNMNEGGVTWLAEGQSSTVSRSSPPKGHSPPCQGPRERLAHGCQQLWAQRLPPLQDHKSEHLQAKRQRLQTAAPLANDSEGVKASSLENARRKILAISVEDCSLSTATDDGAGKEPLETLLSPCSSDQVKLPHEMPALKVEKSVLSDKHEKCQQTDAPSRTTEPLSYWPPSASTLLRPSVVPRFRHWGLVPVFQSMRSKLEAFADIFLSPSKPSLLSTEGTLSLPPCPQETEDQVSAQPGAPRQRVNIEVKIAISEPRPRKRTCHHEEEEEEEEEVAAAASSLVVSGRPPIRQWRLNEGDPAPQPRLGRSYSCPDFPGARSWRSSSTSPSLSAQLRQRRHTVCSLEVSRELGCPTLPCLRKEVYPFSSPPVRLLVGPSVHTPHSDGSSYSSPVPSCCLESDPVRSRDLSPSLDGGQRVPESGLNAADSEILASEQIMLSESEMKDSQEITVGKVSSIRIRRTPVRQHVNLTPMGLPRPVRLNKKEFSLEEIYTNKNYRTPTEKRPG; encoded by the exons ATGGAGGGTACCCTTATCGCAGAAGCTTCAGAGGGAGACCCCCAGCCAGTGCCTGCTCGTGACAAACAGATTAGGCGACGAAAAATCATGATCTACAG GCCTTCCCCTGAGGAGCAAGGATCCCCCATTCTCTGCCCCAAACCCCATAAGCAGGGCGGGATGCCTTCCTTCCAATGTGGGGAGGCAgacaggtcacccagcaaaagaCAACGCCTGCAGCAGGGGCTGCCCCCTGTGGTGGAGAGCAATGAGGAAGCttgtggaagagtggggaagagCCTGTGGCACATGGCGTCTCCGATGGAGAAGAAACAGCGGAGGGTGCTGGCTGTGGATCTGGAGGACTTCTCCACAACTCAAGTGCTT GAAGCCCCACAAGGGTGCTCACCTCTGCCGAGATCATCTGTGTCCCCCTGTGCAAATCCCCTCCTGTCAACAAATATGAATGAAGGTGGagtcacctggctggcagagggtcAAAGCAGCACTGTCTCCAG ATCGTCTCCCCCTAAGGGGCACTCCCCACCCTGTCAAGGGCCTCGGGAGAGGCTGGCTCAtggttgccagcagctgtgggcccAGAGACTTCCTCCCCTTCAAGACCACAAGTCAGAGCACCTACAAGCCAAGAGGCAACGCCTGCAGACGGCGGCACCCCTAGCAAATGACAGCGAGGGGGTGAAGGCATCCTCTCTGGAGAACGCCCGACGAAAGATCCTGGCCATCAGCGTAGAAGACTGTTCCTTGAGCACAGCAACG GATGACGGTGCTGGCAAGGAGCCACTGGAGACCTTGCTGTCCCCCTGTAG TAGCGATCAAGTGAAATTGCCTCACGAAATGCCTGCTCTCAAGGTGGAAAAGTCCGTCCTTTCTGATAAACATGAGAAATGTCAACAGACAG ATGCACCTTCTAGAACAACTGAACCTCTCTCCTACTGGCCACCTTCAGCTTCAACTCTCTTGCGTCCATCTGTGGTCCCCCGTTTCCGGCACTGGGGCCTGGTCCCTGTCTTCCAGAGCATGCGGTCCAAGCTGGAGGCTTTCGCTGACATCTTTCTTAGTCCCTCTAAGCCCTCCCTCCTGTCCACTGAGGGGACTCTCTCCCTACCACCATGCCCCCAGGAGACCGAGGACCAGGTGTCAGCCCAGCCAGGAGCTCCACGCCAACGAGTCAACATTGAAGTCAAAATTGCAATTTCAGAGCCGCGCCCCCGGAAGAGGACTTGCCaccatgaagaagaagaagaggaggaggaggaggtggcagcggcagcaagcaGCCTGGTGGTGAGCGGACGGCCACCAATCCGCCAGTGGCGCCTGAATGAAGGGGATCCGGCTCCCCAGCCCCGCCTTGGACGTAGCTACTCCTGTCCAGATTTTCCGGGGGCCCGTTCTTGGCGATCTTCCTCTACATCTCCTTCCCTCTCAGCACAGCTGCGACAGCGCCGGCAcactgtgtgcagcctggaggtATCCCGAGAGTTGGGCTGTCCCACCTTGCCCTGCCTACGCAAGGAGGTGTATCCCTTCAGTTCGCCCCCTGTGCGCCTCTTGGTTGGTCCCTCTGTGCACACTCCCCACAGTGATGGTTCCTCCTACTCCTCCCCtgtgccttcctgctgccttgaATCTGACCCAGTTCGTTCCAG AGACCTCTCCCCTTCTCTCGATGGTGGACAGCGAGTACCTGAGTCTGGCCTGAATGCGGCTGACTCGGAGATACTTGCATCAGAGCAGATTATGCTTTCAGAGTCTGAGATGAAG GATTCCCAAGAGATCACAGTAGGGAAGGTTTCCTCCATAAGGATCCGCAGGACGCCTGTCAGGCAGCACGTTAACCTCACCCCCATGGGGCTTCCCCGGCCTGTCAG GCTGAACAAGAAGGAATTCAGCTTAGAGGAGATCTACACAAACAAGAACTACCGCACGCCCACAGAGAAAAG GCCAGGCTAG
- the PRR14 gene encoding proline-rich protein 14 isoform X4, which yields MRKLVEEWGRACGTWRLRWRRNSGGCWLWIWRTSPQLKCLSSPPKGHSPPCQGPRERLAHGCQQLWAQRLPPLQDHKSEHLQAKRQRLQTAAPLANDSEGVKASSLENARRKILAISVEDCSLSTATDDGAGKEPLETLLSPCSSDQVKLPHEMPALKVEKSVLSDKHEKCQQTDAPSRTTEPLSYWPPSASTLLRPSVVPRFRHWGLVPVFQSMRSKLEAFADIFLSPSKPSLLSTEGTLSLPPCPQETEDQVSAQPGAPRQRVNIEVKIAISEPRPRKRTCHHEEEEEEEEEVAAAASSLVVSGRPPIRQWRLNEGDPAPQPRLGRSYSCPDFPGARSWRSSSTSPSLSAQLRQRRHTVCSLEVSRELGCPTLPCLRKEVYPFSSPPVRLLVGPSVHTPHSDGSSYSSPVPSCCLESDPVRSRDLSPSLDGGQRVPESGLNAADSEILASEQIMLSESEMKDSQEITVGKVSSIRIRRTPVRQHVNLTPMGLPRPVRLNKKEFSLEEIYTNKNYRTPTEKRSFETIFEVPLERNGALIFTSQRKLKRAMEFQEGGLPRKPRKARSRGGRRAGGRRAQPQPPELERMLQQRLAELDALFEEEEH from the exons ATGAGGAAGCttgtggaagagtggggaagagCCTGTGGCACATGGCGTCTCCGATGGAGAAGAAACAGCGGAGGGTGCTGGCTGTGGATCTGGAGGACTTCTCCACAACTCAAGTGCTT ATCGTCTCCCCCTAAGGGGCACTCCCCACCCTGTCAAGGGCCTCGGGAGAGGCTGGCTCAtggttgccagcagctgtgggcccAGAGACTTCCTCCCCTTCAAGACCACAAGTCAGAGCACCTACAAGCCAAGAGGCAACGCCTGCAGACGGCGGCACCCCTAGCAAATGACAGCGAGGGGGTGAAGGCATCCTCTCTGGAGAACGCCCGACGAAAGATCCTGGCCATCAGCGTAGAAGACTGTTCCTTGAGCACAGCAACG GATGACGGTGCTGGCAAGGAGCCACTGGAGACCTTGCTGTCCCCCTGTAG TAGCGATCAAGTGAAATTGCCTCACGAAATGCCTGCTCTCAAGGTGGAAAAGTCCGTCCTTTCTGATAAACATGAGAAATGTCAACAGACAG ATGCACCTTCTAGAACAACTGAACCTCTCTCCTACTGGCCACCTTCAGCTTCAACTCTCTTGCGTCCATCTGTGGTCCCCCGTTTCCGGCACTGGGGCCTGGTCCCTGTCTTCCAGAGCATGCGGTCCAAGCTGGAGGCTTTCGCTGACATCTTTCTTAGTCCCTCTAAGCCCTCCCTCCTGTCCACTGAGGGGACTCTCTCCCTACCACCATGCCCCCAGGAGACCGAGGACCAGGTGTCAGCCCAGCCAGGAGCTCCACGCCAACGAGTCAACATTGAAGTCAAAATTGCAATTTCAGAGCCGCGCCCCCGGAAGAGGACTTGCCaccatgaagaagaagaagaggaggaggaggaggtggcagcggcagcaagcaGCCTGGTGGTGAGCGGACGGCCACCAATCCGCCAGTGGCGCCTGAATGAAGGGGATCCGGCTCCCCAGCCCCGCCTTGGACGTAGCTACTCCTGTCCAGATTTTCCGGGGGCCCGTTCTTGGCGATCTTCCTCTACATCTCCTTCCCTCTCAGCACAGCTGCGACAGCGCCGGCAcactgtgtgcagcctggaggtATCCCGAGAGTTGGGCTGTCCCACCTTGCCCTGCCTACGCAAGGAGGTGTATCCCTTCAGTTCGCCCCCTGTGCGCCTCTTGGTTGGTCCCTCTGTGCACACTCCCCACAGTGATGGTTCCTCCTACTCCTCCCCtgtgccttcctgctgccttgaATCTGACCCAGTTCGTTCCAG AGACCTCTCCCCTTCTCTCGATGGTGGACAGCGAGTACCTGAGTCTGGCCTGAATGCGGCTGACTCGGAGATACTTGCATCAGAGCAGATTATGCTTTCAGAGTCTGAGATGAAG GATTCCCAAGAGATCACAGTAGGGAAGGTTTCCTCCATAAGGATCCGCAGGACGCCTGTCAGGCAGCACGTTAACCTCACCCCCATGGGGCTTCCCCGGCCTGTCAG GCTGAACAAGAAGGAATTCAGCTTAGAGGAGATCTACACAAACAAGAACTACCGCACGCCCACAGAGAAAAG ATCATTTGAGACTATCTTTGAGGTGCCGCTGGAACGCAATGGAGCGCTCATTTTCACCAGCCAACGCAAGCTGAAAAGAGCCATGGAGTTCCAGGAGGGGGGCCTTCCCCGCAAACCACGCAAAGCCCGTTCCCGAGGAGGGCGCAGAGCAGGGGGACGGAGGGCTCAGCCTCAGCCACCTGAACTGGAAAGGATGTTGCAGCAGCGGCTGGCAGAGCTGGATGCCTTATTTGAGGAAGAAGAGCACTGA
- the PRR14 gene encoding proline-rich protein 14 isoform X2, with protein sequence MEGTLIAEASEGDPQPVPARDKQIRRRKIMIYRPSPEEQGSPILCPKPHKQGGMPSFQCGEADRSPSKRQRLQQGLPPVVESNEEACGRVGKSLWHMASPMEKKQRRVLAVDLEDFSTTQVLEAPQGCSPLPRSSVSPCANPLLSTNMNEGGVTWLAEGQSSTVSRSSPPKGHSPPCQGPRERLAHGCQQLWAQRLPPLQDHKSEHLQAKRQRLQTAAPLANDSEGVKASSLENARRKILAISVEDCSLSTATDDGAGKEPLETLLSPCSDQVKLPHEMPALKVEKSVLSDKHEKCQQTDAPSRTTEPLSYWPPSASTLLRPSVVPRFRHWGLVPVFQSMRSKLEAFADIFLSPSKPSLLSTEGTLSLPPCPQETEDQVSAQPGAPRQRVNIEVKIAISEPRPRKRTCHHEEEEEEEEEVAAAASSLVVSGRPPIRQWRLNEGDPAPQPRLGRSYSCPDFPGARSWRSSSTSPSLSAQLRQRRHTVCSLEVSRELGCPTLPCLRKEVYPFSSPPVRLLVGPSVHTPHSDGSSYSSPVPSCCLESDPVRSRDLSPSLDGGQRVPESGLNAADSEILASEQIMLSESEMKDSQEITVGKVSSIRIRRTPVRQHVNLTPMGLPRPVRLNKKEFSLEEIYTNKNYRTPTEKRSFETIFEVPLERNGALIFTSQRKLKRAMEFQEGGLPRKPRKARSRGGRRAGGRRAQPQPPELERMLQQRLAELDALFEEEEH encoded by the exons ATGGAGGGTACCCTTATCGCAGAAGCTTCAGAGGGAGACCCCCAGCCAGTGCCTGCTCGTGACAAACAGATTAGGCGACGAAAAATCATGATCTACAG GCCTTCCCCTGAGGAGCAAGGATCCCCCATTCTCTGCCCCAAACCCCATAAGCAGGGCGGGATGCCTTCCTTCCAATGTGGGGAGGCAgacaggtcacccagcaaaagaCAACGCCTGCAGCAGGGGCTGCCCCCTGTGGTGGAGAGCAATGAGGAAGCttgtggaagagtggggaagagCCTGTGGCACATGGCGTCTCCGATGGAGAAGAAACAGCGGAGGGTGCTGGCTGTGGATCTGGAGGACTTCTCCACAACTCAAGTGCTT GAAGCCCCACAAGGGTGCTCACCTCTGCCGAGATCATCTGTGTCCCCCTGTGCAAATCCCCTCCTGTCAACAAATATGAATGAAGGTGGagtcacctggctggcagagggtcAAAGCAGCACTGTCTCCAG ATCGTCTCCCCCTAAGGGGCACTCCCCACCCTGTCAAGGGCCTCGGGAGAGGCTGGCTCAtggttgccagcagctgtgggcccAGAGACTTCCTCCCCTTCAAGACCACAAGTCAGAGCACCTACAAGCCAAGAGGCAACGCCTGCAGACGGCGGCACCCCTAGCAAATGACAGCGAGGGGGTGAAGGCATCCTCTCTGGAGAACGCCCGACGAAAGATCCTGGCCATCAGCGTAGAAGACTGTTCCTTGAGCACAGCAACG GATGACGGTGCTGGCAAGGAGCCACTGGAGACCTTGCTGTCCCCCTGTAG CGATCAAGTGAAATTGCCTCACGAAATGCCTGCTCTCAAGGTGGAAAAGTCCGTCCTTTCTGATAAACATGAGAAATGTCAACAGACAG ATGCACCTTCTAGAACAACTGAACCTCTCTCCTACTGGCCACCTTCAGCTTCAACTCTCTTGCGTCCATCTGTGGTCCCCCGTTTCCGGCACTGGGGCCTGGTCCCTGTCTTCCAGAGCATGCGGTCCAAGCTGGAGGCTTTCGCTGACATCTTTCTTAGTCCCTCTAAGCCCTCCCTCCTGTCCACTGAGGGGACTCTCTCCCTACCACCATGCCCCCAGGAGACCGAGGACCAGGTGTCAGCCCAGCCAGGAGCTCCACGCCAACGAGTCAACATTGAAGTCAAAATTGCAATTTCAGAGCCGCGCCCCCGGAAGAGGACTTGCCaccatgaagaagaagaagaggaggaggaggaggtggcagcggcagcaagcaGCCTGGTGGTGAGCGGACGGCCACCAATCCGCCAGTGGCGCCTGAATGAAGGGGATCCGGCTCCCCAGCCCCGCCTTGGACGTAGCTACTCCTGTCCAGATTTTCCGGGGGCCCGTTCTTGGCGATCTTCCTCTACATCTCCTTCCCTCTCAGCACAGCTGCGACAGCGCCGGCAcactgtgtgcagcctggaggtATCCCGAGAGTTGGGCTGTCCCACCTTGCCCTGCCTACGCAAGGAGGTGTATCCCTTCAGTTCGCCCCCTGTGCGCCTCTTGGTTGGTCCCTCTGTGCACACTCCCCACAGTGATGGTTCCTCCTACTCCTCCCCtgtgccttcctgctgccttgaATCTGACCCAGTTCGTTCCAG AGACCTCTCCCCTTCTCTCGATGGTGGACAGCGAGTACCTGAGTCTGGCCTGAATGCGGCTGACTCGGAGATACTTGCATCAGAGCAGATTATGCTTTCAGAGTCTGAGATGAAG GATTCCCAAGAGATCACAGTAGGGAAGGTTTCCTCCATAAGGATCCGCAGGACGCCTGTCAGGCAGCACGTTAACCTCACCCCCATGGGGCTTCCCCGGCCTGTCAG GCTGAACAAGAAGGAATTCAGCTTAGAGGAGATCTACACAAACAAGAACTACCGCACGCCCACAGAGAAAAG ATCATTTGAGACTATCTTTGAGGTGCCGCTGGAACGCAATGGAGCGCTCATTTTCACCAGCCAACGCAAGCTGAAAAGAGCCATGGAGTTCCAGGAGGGGGGCCTTCCCCGCAAACCACGCAAAGCCCGTTCCCGAGGAGGGCGCAGAGCAGGGGGACGGAGGGCTCAGCCTCAGCCACCTGAACTGGAAAGGATGTTGCAGCAGCGGCTGGCAGAGCTGGATGCCTTATTTGAGGAAGAAGAGCACTGA